The genomic segment TATACTTCCATTCCTAAAGTCACCTTTAATGACATTGGTGGACAGGAAACTGCAAAAAAAGAACTTATGGAAGCTCTGGATTTCATCAAAGATGCAGAAAAAATTAAACGCCTGGGAATTCGCCCGCTTAAAGGAATTCTGTTAACTGGGCCTCCAGGCACGGGTAAAACTTTAATGGCTAAAGCTGCTGCTAATTTAACAGGTTCTGTATTTATAAGTGCTTCAGGTAGTGAATTTATCGAAATGTATGCTGGTGTAGGTGCTAAAAGGGTAAGGCAGTTGTTTAGTAGAGCACGTGAAATAGCCCGAAGAACTAATGTAAATAATGCTATTATCTTTATTGATGAAATTGAGGTATTGGGTGGAAAACGTGGTAGTCACTCAGGTCATATGGAATATGACCAGACTTTAAATCAACTCTTAGTTGAAATGGACGGACTTTCTATTGATGATGAAGTGAGAATTTTGGTTATAGGCGCCACAAACCGAATTGATATTCTGGATCCAGCTATTCTTCGCCCGGGTCGCTTTGACCGGGTTGTAAAGGTGGATTTACCTGATAAAGAAGGTAGACTTCATATCTTAAAAATTCATACTGCTAATAAACCTCTGGCTGATGATGTTAACTTAGAACAGATTGCCCGGGAAACTTTTGGTTTTTCCGGTGCTCATCTGGAGAGCCTGACAAATGAGGCTGCTATCCTGGCCTGGAGAGAGAATCAAACCAGGATTAGTCAAAAACACTTTTTAGAAGCCATAGATAAGGTAATGATGGGTGAGAAGCTGAACCGTAAACCTCAAAAAGAGGAATTGAGGCGTATTGCTGTTCATGAAACTGGTCATGCTTTGGTAAGTGAACTGGTTCGCCCGGGTTCAGTTTCAAACATTACCATTACTTCCAGAGGACAGGCTTTGGGTTATGTTCGTCATAATCCACAAGATGATTTCTATCTTTATACCCAGGATTATCTGGAAGATCAGATAGCCGTTTGCATTGCTGGTGCAGCAGCAGAAGAGTTGATTTTGGGTAACCGCAGTACCGGTGCTCAGAATGACTTTCAAAAGGCAGCAGATCTGGCAAAGAAGATTATTTTCTCTGGTATGACATCATTGGGTGTTGTAACTGAAAAAGATTTGCCAGTAAATTTAAAACATGAAGAAATGTCCCGGATTCTTAAGGAACAGGAAGAACGGGTTAAAAAATATTTGATCGAAAATAAAGATATTATCCTGACCATTACCGAAAAACTTCTTAAAGAAGAGAGTTTTACCGGTGATAAATTGAGGAAAATGTTAAAAGAGGTGGCTTAAGATAAATTAGAGGGGCTGTCCCAAAAGTCCCTTTATAACCCCCAAAAGTAAATATTAAAAGAAAGGTGTTGTCAGAAATTTTTATAAAGACAACACCTTTTTTTATGGTAAAATATAAATATGAAGAGGAAAAACCATAATAAAAAGACATTTATTGAATATAATATGAATCAGACAATGTTGCCTTTGAGTTTTGATGTGTTTATTCCTGAGAATCATTTAGTAAGGGTGGTAAATTCAGCTATAGAAAGGATGAATATTGAACCCCTGCTTGAAAAATATAAAGGTGGGGGTAGAAGCAGCTACCATCCGAAAATGATGCTTAAGGTTATAGTATATGCCTATACTCAGAGAATATATTCATCAAGACGAATTGCCAAGGCACTTCGGGAAAATATTTATTTTATGTGGCTTAGTGGTAACAATAAACCTGATTTTCGGACGATAAACCGATTCAGATCAGAGATCATGAAAGATGTTATTGATGAGGTATTTGCATCAGTATTGGAACTTCTTATAGAAGAAGGATATGTAAAGTTAGAGAATTACTTTTTAGATGGTACAAAAATAGAAGCTAATGCAAACAAATATAGCTTTGTCTGGGGAAAAGCGACAAAGAAGTACAAAGCAAGGCTTAGGGCAAAAATTAATGAACTTTTAAAAGAGATTGAGAAAACCAACGAAGAAGTACAAAGCAAGGCTTAGGGCAAAAATTAATGAACTTTTAAAAGAGATTGAGAAAACCAACGAAGAAGAGAATAGATTGTATGGGGATAATGACCTGGAGGAGATGGGTGAAGGAAAAGAAATAGATTCAAAGAAACTCGAAGAAAAAATTAAGGAACTTGAAGAACGTCTAGAAAAGAACTCCAAAAACAAGAAGTTAAAGAAAACAATTAAAGAGCTCAAGACTAAATGTCTTCCCAGAATGAAAAAATATGAGCAACAGGAAGAGATTTTAAATGGACGAAACAGTTATTCTAAAACAGATACTGATGCAACTTTTATGAGAATGAAAGAAGACCACATGAAAAATGGGCAATTGAAGCCCGCATATAATGTTCAGATAGGTACAGAGAATCAGTTTGTAGTTGGTTATAGTATTCATCAAAGGCCGGCAGATTCAAGATGCTTAATACCTCATTTAGAAAAAGTAAAAGAAGTTACAGGTAAGATTCCGGAGAATGTGATAGCTGATTCAGGTTATGGTAGTGAGGAAAATTATGATTACTTAGAGAAAGCTAATACTAATATTTATGTTAAGTATAATACTTTTCATAAAGAACAAAAGAAGAAGTTTAAAAATGATATATTTAAAGTAGAAAACTGGCCGTATGATAAAGAAAACGACGAGTTTATTTGTCCTGTTCAAAGAAGACTCATTTACTGTAAGACAAAAGAAATTAAGACTGAAAATGGATATACTAAACAAATTAGATATTACAAATGCGAAAATTGTGATGAGTGTGAGTTAAAAGAAAATTGTACCAAGGCCAAAGGTGATCGAGTAATAAGAATAAATTTTAAATTACGTGAATATAAGCAAAAGGTAAAGGAAAACCTTTGTTCCGATAAAGGTATGAAACTCCGTTCTCAAAGAGCAATAGAAGCGGAATCTGTCTTTGGAAGGATCAAAGGTAATTGGTCATTCCGGAGATTTCTGCTTCGTGGCCTTGAGAAAGTAAAAATTGAATGGGGTTTACTGTGTATAGCCCATAACCTGGCTAAACTGGCAACAGTATAGAATGTCAGGTATGGGTTTTTATTTTCTTAACAGAAGAATTTTCAATGAATTTGAAATGAACAATGAAAAAAGGGGCCATGCCCAAAAGTAATTAATTACTTTTGGGACAGCCCCTTTATTTATTCATCACTTCCTGTGATGAGGACATTCTTTTCAATCTTACAAAAAGGCAAAACGAAAAATTTCTATGGAGCTCAAAATTAACTTTTTTATAGTTTAATCATAATATTTCTTTTTGACTTAAAGGGAGATCTCATTAAATCCCGAAATATTTAAAAGAAGAAAACTCATAAAAAGCTGGGGTAGGAGGGGAAAGGCAAATCAGAATGATAAGATGGAAAATAACCACTGGAAATAGGGTTGGGATGGTTTATGATGTATTACGAGTTTTTGCAGAAGAGAATATCAGTATAATTTCTATGGAAGTAATACCGGAACAGATTCACTTAAAGATAGAACGGCTAAATCAGACTACTGTTAAAAAATTAAAACAAAAATTATTTAAGATACCGGAGGTTTACAATATTGAATCTGTGGAAGTGATGCCTCAAGAAGAGCGAGAACAGCAGTTGCGTACTGTACTCGATTCTATAAGTGAAGGGATTATTGCTATCAATAGAGAAGGAAGAATTACCACTTTAAATCCAGCTTCTGAGAAAATTTTTCACTGCCCTCAAGAAAAATTATTGAATCAGCCGATTCAGGAATTTTTAGGAGAAGAAGTACCCATTATTTCCTGTCTTCGAGAGGGTAAAAGTTATGATAATAAAGAGATGATGATTGATACTCCAGAGGGGAGATCCCACTATTTGACCAGTGGTCGCCCTATTCGGGATGAACACGGTAATGTGATTGGTGCAGTCGCAGTAATGAAAGATATTCACCAGGTCCGGCAGTTGATTTATAAAATGACCCAACCATCTATGATTACTTTTGATGATATTATCTATCAAAGTCAGGCTATGCAGCAGGTAGTCAAATTGGCTGAAAAAGCGGCGCGAAGTAATTCAACTATTTTAATCCGTGGTGAGAGCGGTACCGGCAAAGAACTTTTTGCCAGGGCCATCCATATGTCCAGTATGCGTAGAGATAAGCCCTTTATCCCCATTAACTGTGGTGCCCTACCTGACTCTTTACTTGAGAGTGAGCTTTTTGGATATGAAGAAGGAACATTTACAGGTGCAAGAAAAGGTGGTAAACAGGGGTTATTTGAATTGGCCCAGGGCGGAACACTTTTTTTAGATGAGATTGGGGAATTACCAACCCATTTGCAGGTAAAACTTCTCCGTGTGCTTCAGGAAGGAAAGGTACGGAGATTGGGAAGCTCGAAGGAACAGACGGTGGATGTTAGAATTATCTCTGCTACTAATAAAAATTTAGAAAAGATGGTTCAGCATAAGGAATTTAGAGAAGATCTCTATTATAGGTTAAATGTAATTCCCATTAATATTCCACCCCTTCGTCAGCGGCGGGAAGATATTCCTCTCCTAATCGATTATTTTTTACAGCTTTTTTCAAGGGAAGTGGGTAAATCCGATCTAAAAATTGAAGATAAGGCAATGAAGGGGCTTTTAGAATATGATTGGCCTGGTAATGTAAGGGAACTGAGAAATGCCATAGAAAGGGCTGTTTATCTAACGAATAATAATCGAATAACCTGGTCTGATCTTTTTCCAGAACAACCGGAATTAAATAAAAGTAATGCAGCAGTTGAAGTCAAAATAAACAGGATTACTGCATTAGAAGAAGTTGTAGCTGCTGCAGAACGCTCATTGCTGCAAAAGGTGGTAAAAGAATACAACAGTTCACGACAGATGGGAAAAGTATTAGGAGTCTCCCATACTACGGTTTTAAACAAGTTAAAAAAATATAATCTTCTATAATTAGTGTAAAAAAAATTTTCCGTTCTGTAAAAAAAACTTTACAAGGATTATATTCTGTACTGAAGCTGTTTTCTTTAAATAATTTGGACAATAAATCTCTTATCTGTAAAAAAAAATTTACAATTCCCTTTGGATAATCAGGATGAGAACGTTTGATAGTCCTGTCAATATTGAATTTAAGGCTTTCTTGGTTATCTGGCATGAAATTTGCATAATTATCATGGTGAAATCAAAAAAATCATAAAATTTTGACTGTGATAGGGGGATATAATTTAATGAAGAAAAAGCATCACCATGATAAGAACTGGGGCTTTGCAACCCGGGCTGTTCATGTTGGAAGTGAGCCGTGTCCTGTAACAGGTGCTTTAACAACACCTATTTATCAAACATCCACTTTTGTTTTCGATGATGTGGATCAGGGAGCCAGACGCTTTGCTGGTGAGGAGGAAGGTTATATTTATACCCGTTTAGGTAATCCTACCCAGCGTGCTCTGGAAATAAAGATTGCTGATTTAGAAGGTGGAGATGATGCTATTGTTTGCGGTTCTGGAATGGCTGCTGTTTCTGGAATTTTCTTCAGTTTAGTGCGTCAGGGTGATCATATTGTCGCTGGTGAATCCATTTATGGTTGCACCCATGTTTTTTTATCCGAAATGCTACCGAAATACGGGGTTAATACAACCTTTGTTGATACTACTAAACTTGAAAATATTGAAGCTGCTATCCGGAAAAATACAAAAGTTATCTATATCGAATCTCCTACCAATCCGACTATGAGTCTTACTGATATTGAAGGTGTGGTAGCGCTAGCTAGAAAATATAATTGTAAGGTAGTTATGGATAATACTTTTATGTCACCTTATTTTCAGCGGCCCTTGGAAATGGGAGTGGATATTGTTTTACATAGTGCGACGAAATATATCAATGGTCATGGCGATGTAGTGGCAGGAGTTATCATTGGTGACCAGGAATTTATTGATCATTGCCGGATGACAGCTATTAAAGATATAGGTGGAATCATTGGACCATTTGAGTGTTATTTGATGATCAGGGGATTGAAAACTTTAGCCATAAGAATGGAAAAATGTAATGCAAATGCTATGGAGATTGCTCAATTCCTTGAAAATCATCCAAAGGTGGAACGGGTTTACTATCCGGGCTTAAAAAGCCATCCGCAGCATGAACTGGCCAAAAAACAGATGACTGGATTTGGTGGCATGATGAGTTTTGAACTAATTGGCGGTATTGAAGCAGGTAAGATATTAATGAATAATGTTCAACTCTGTAAATTAGCTGTTAGTTTAGGGGATGTTGATACATTGATTCAGCATCCGGCCTCTATGACCCACTCTATAGTGCCGCGGGAAGAAAGATTGAAAGCAGGTATCACCGATGGGTTGGTCAGGTTATCTGTTGGTATTGAGGATGTGGAAGATATTATTGCTGATTTAGATCAGGCTTTAAATAAAATTAAATAAAATGATTTTACTGCAAAAAGCTAATTTTTCGCTTCAAAAGAAATTTTTCGAACCATTTAAAGTTCGATTTCAGTATGGTTAAACGAAAAATTTCTATGGTGCTCAAAATTAGCTTTTTGCAGTTTGATTATAAAACAAGTTTTTGGAATAGGTAGACAGTTTGTAACTTGTCTACCTATTATTTTTTGTATGGAAAACTTTCTTAAATAATCATTAAAGGTTTTTTGTTAATTAATATTTTACAGGTTTTCTGTGTAAAAAATAATCTCTTAATCTATTGACATTTCCAGAAATAGATTTTACAATGATGGAGATTGGGAAAAGTAAAAGAAAAGGTTCTATGAAATTATAAAATTACACTCTTTAACATAGTGGTTTAAAGGAGTGAGGGCTATAATGGAAAGAACGGATTTTGATCACAGTAAAACACCTATTTTTTCATTTTTACAGGAGTATATTAAAAAGGATATAATACCTTTTTTTGTACCTGGCCATAAGCACGGTAGAGGTTTAAAAGAGTTTACCGATTTTTTGGGTAAAACGGTTTTAAACATTGATATTCCCAGTCTTCCGGAGACTGATAATCT from the Anoxybacter fermentans genome contains:
- a CDS encoding ATP-dependent metallopeptidase FtsH/Yme1/Tma family protein, with the protein product MVKEIGIGLGLAVLIFLGIQGINIFPFLFFVGMSYILLNLMEARSGGMSDKFGNIKAKKSYTSIPKVTFNDIGGQETAKKELMEALDFIKDAEKIKRLGIRPLKGILLTGPPGTGKTLMAKAAANLTGSVFISASGSEFIEMYAGVGAKRVRQLFSRAREIARRTNVNNAIIFIDEIEVLGGKRGSHSGHMEYDQTLNQLLVEMDGLSIDDEVRILVIGATNRIDILDPAILRPGRFDRVVKVDLPDKEGRLHILKIHTANKPLADDVNLEQIARETFGFSGAHLESLTNEAAILAWRENQTRISQKHFLEAIDKVMMGEKLNRKPQKEELRRIAVHETGHALVSELVRPGSVSNITITSRGQALGYVRHNPQDDFYLYTQDYLEDQIAVCIAGAAAEELILGNRSTGAQNDFQKAADLAKKIIFSGMTSLGVVTEKDLPVNLKHEEMSRILKEQEERVKKYLIENKDIILTITEKLLKEESFTGDKLRKMLKEVA
- a CDS encoding sigma 54-interacting transcriptional regulator, with protein sequence MIRWKITTGNRVGMVYDVLRVFAEENISIISMEVIPEQIHLKIERLNQTTVKKLKQKLFKIPEVYNIESVEVMPQEEREQQLRTVLDSISEGIIAINREGRITTLNPASEKIFHCPQEKLLNQPIQEFLGEEVPIISCLREGKSYDNKEMMIDTPEGRSHYLTSGRPIRDEHGNVIGAVAVMKDIHQVRQLIYKMTQPSMITFDDIIYQSQAMQQVVKLAEKAARSNSTILIRGESGTGKELFARAIHMSSMRRDKPFIPINCGALPDSLLESELFGYEEGTFTGARKGGKQGLFELAQGGTLFLDEIGELPTHLQVKLLRVLQEGKVRRLGSSKEQTVDVRIISATNKNLEKMVQHKEFREDLYYRLNVIPINIPPLRQRREDIPLLIDYFLQLFSREVGKSDLKIEDKAMKGLLEYDWPGNVRELRNAIERAVYLTNNNRITWSDLFPEQPELNKSNAAVEVKINRITALEEVVAAAERSLLQKVVKEYNSSRQMGKVLGVSHTTVLNKLKKYNLL
- the megL gene encoding methionine gamma-lyase; the protein is MKKKHHHDKNWGFATRAVHVGSEPCPVTGALTTPIYQTSTFVFDDVDQGARRFAGEEEGYIYTRLGNPTQRALEIKIADLEGGDDAIVCGSGMAAVSGIFFSLVRQGDHIVAGESIYGCTHVFLSEMLPKYGVNTTFVDTTKLENIEAAIRKNTKVIYIESPTNPTMSLTDIEGVVALARKYNCKVVMDNTFMSPYFQRPLEMGVDIVLHSATKYINGHGDVVAGVIIGDQEFIDHCRMTAIKDIGGIIGPFECYLMIRGLKTLAIRMEKCNANAMEIAQFLENHPKVERVYYPGLKSHPQHELAKKQMTGFGGMMSFELIGGIEAGKILMNNVQLCKLAVSLGDVDTLIQHPASMTHSIVPREERLKAGITDGLVRLSVGIEDVEDIIADLDQALNKIK